From Cercospora beticola chromosome 6, complete sequence, a single genomic window includes:
- a CDS encoding uncharacterized protein (MEROPS:MER0000440~antiSMASH:Cluster_5) — protein MVVRDMVEFVERHGEWREKQAIDSLQKVALKWNKGEEPVSLFGASYGTVLGALLAAMQPNRVNRLLLDGVVDSEAWFKGNPTVSSLTADDPVHKFSEYCALAGPENCSMWAGNSSRDTERRWENIVLDLEKNGPRPDPINPGKTIDASNVRAMMARLNSRPLLKWPAVAEVLSRLPTGNAPLGTNESFAGKGDGGRNSTQGTRIPLDADMSNDNVIRGGDLTVRLSPQEFRTQQLEPLRRVIPLTADVQASRGMTYFNWPIQFGWRFGDKHAVASNVTANPILFSSNLVDGVTGLPAAQTMQSRFKGSGLLITDGEGHTGRAESSLCYAKTVRRYFQKGELPDTSKHCLPLRRPFMGKKGPNVEVIDRTTWTKEDKMLFRAIDAPCPWESYCD, from the exons ATGGTCGTCAGAGATATGGTGGAATTTGTCGAGCGCCATGGCGAGTGGAGAGAAAAGCAGGCTATCGATTCGCTGCAGAAAGTCGCTCTCAAATGGAACAAAGGTGAAGAACCTGTTTCGCTCTTCGGCGCCTCCTACGGCACTGTGCTAGGAGCgctcctcgccgccatgcAGCCAAACAGAGTGAATAGACTCTTGTTGGACGGGGTCGTTG ACTCTGAGGCGTGGTTCAAGGGGAACCCCACCGTCAGTTCTTTGACCGCCGACGATCCAGTCCATAAGTTCTCCGAATATTGTGCCCTGGCAGGTCCTGAAAATTGCTCGATGTGGGCCGGAAATTCTTCTCGCGACACCGAGCGACGATGGGAGAACATAGTGCTGGACTTGGAAAAAAACGGTCCACGTCCGGATCCCATCAACCCTGGGAAGACGATCGATGCCTCTAACGTGAGAGCCATGATGGCACGCCTCAATAGTCGCCCACTGCTCAAGTG GCCAGCAGTTGCCGAGGTGTTGAGTCGATTGCCCACAGGCAATGCCCCTCTTGGAACAAACGAAAGTTTT GCCGGAAAAGGCGACGGAGGCCGGAACAGCACTCAAGGAACAAGGATCCCGCTCGATGCTGATATGTCGAATGACAAC GTGATTCGAGGCGGTGATTTGACCGTCCGCTTGTCACCGCAAGAATTCAGAACACAGCAGTTGGAGCCGCTGCGCAGAGTCATACCATTGACCGCAGATGTCCAAGCCTCTCGGGGTATGACCTACTTCAACTGGCCCATCCAATTCGGCTGGCGTTTTGGTGACAAGCATGCGGTTGCCTCAAACGTCACAGCCAATCCCATACTGTTCAGTAGCAACCTCGTCGATGGTGTCACTGGTTTACCAGCCGCACAAACAATGCAAAGTCGTTTCAAGGGATCTGGTCTCCTGATCACGGACGGAGAGGGCCACACTGGTCGGGCAGAATCGAGCCTCTGCTATGCCAAAACGGTCCGACGTTACTTCCAGAAAGGAGAGCTTCCGGATACTTCGAAACATTGTCTGCCTCTGCGTCGACCATTCATGGGAAAGAAGGGACCGAATGTTGAGGTGATCGACCGCACAACTTGGACGAAGGAGGACAAGATGCTATTCCGCGCAATCGACGCCCCGTGCCCATGGGAGAGCTATTGCGATTGA
- a CDS encoding uncharacterized protein (antiSMASH:Cluster_5), with product MAPQPKRKAKHSDEAAYVPRQPQRRAKKSALPEEAKKPKKAAVPSRRDPRAQLLEAQQALDAAIDDRKEAQQCYNQTQQRRCNMERERDLMRVLKGWESGECIAAEENLWKAEEEVAEAQEWVRETLEAEAKCGPRLNLLWETVRLLDEEEGVVKVKREDDQKDQKMAMREKKEVEFDSAVECN from the coding sequence atggcgcCACAACCTAAACGCAAGGCGAAACACTCCGACGAAGCAGCATACGTTCCTCGCCAACCTCAGAGACGCGCAAAGAAATCAGCCCTCCCGGAAGAAGCAAAGAAACCCAAGAAAGCCGCAGTTCCTTCTCGTCGCGACCCTCGAGCTCAGCTACTGGAAGCCCAGCAAGCACTCGATGCCGCAATCGACGACCGCAAAGAAGCCCAGCAATGCTACAATCAGACGCAGCAACGTCGATGTAACATGGAGCGCGAGAGAGATCTGATGAGAGTATTGAAGGGTTGGGAGTCCGGTGAGTGCATAGCGGCGGAAGAGAATCTTTGGAAGgcggaggaagaagtcgcgGAGGCGCAGGAGTGGGTTCGAGAGACACTCGAGGCGGAAGCGAAGTGTGGACCGCGCTTGAATTTGTTGTGGGAGACGGTGAGGCTtttggacgaggaggagggcgtTGTGAAGGTGAAGCGAGAAGATGATCAGAAAGATCAGAAGATGGCCatgagggagaagaaggaagtcgagTTTGACTCGGCAGTGGAG